From Gemmatimonadota bacterium, the proteins below share one genomic window:
- a CDS encoding trypsin-like peptidase domain-containing protein, with translation MRPRSVPSFALAAVLACLAPAACSGQEARDSTERAEVATVAEADRPPVLPRRQAVGQDLDQSRTTAIVRAARRTAPAVVSVNTIRSRQPRSSSLWDRLFSDGGQQRVPGLGSGFIIHADGLILTNEHVVRAAESIVVTLGDGRNFGAEVVGVDVVNDLALLRIDEAAPLNPDADASEPFAVAPLGDSDDLLIGEWVVAIGNPFGFQLANTEPTVTAGVVSGVGRNIASQQDDAGFYLDMIQTDASINPGNSGGPLVNALGEVIGVNSSILSSSGGSEGLGFAIPINRARRIALDLLDDGVVRRPWVGLDVEPVSDGSFARSRRVRVSAVTPGSPAEDAGLEPGAVILSAGGRALRTPLDWQAALLDASVGGELALEVARGDGSRTLSLTPVDLPSVTAQRIQALADFELVSLNPAIRAERGLVSEQGALIVDLSEAARTQLGLRRGDLILQVNQTRVRGAEQAADLLAAAAGRGSTRLAYERDGRLAYTWFYVTDER, from the coding sequence ATGCGACCGCGCTCCGTCCCCTCTTTCGCTCTCGCCGCGGTCCTCGCGTGCCTCGCGCCGGCGGCGTGCAGCGGCCAGGAGGCACGCGACTCGACCGAGCGCGCCGAGGTGGCCACCGTCGCCGAAGCCGACCGGCCGCCGGTCCTCCCCCGACGCCAGGCTGTGGGTCAGGACCTGGACCAGTCGCGCACCACGGCGATCGTGCGCGCCGCGCGCCGTACCGCGCCGGCGGTGGTCAGCGTGAACACGATCCGGTCGAGACAGCCCCGGTCGAGTTCCCTGTGGGACCGGCTATTCTCGGACGGAGGGCAGCAGCGCGTGCCCGGGCTGGGCTCCGGGTTCATCATCCACGCCGATGGACTGATCCTGACCAACGAGCACGTGGTCCGAGCGGCGGAGAGCATCGTCGTGACGCTGGGCGACGGCCGTAACTTCGGCGCGGAGGTCGTTGGAGTAGACGTGGTCAACGACCTGGCGCTGCTACGGATCGACGAGGCGGCTCCGCTGAACCCCGACGCGGACGCGTCGGAGCCGTTCGCTGTCGCGCCGCTGGGAGACTCCGACGACCTCCTGATCGGCGAATGGGTGGTCGCCATCGGCAACCCGTTCGGCTTCCAGCTCGCCAACACCGAGCCGACCGTGACCGCCGGGGTGGTGAGCGGGGTGGGGCGAAACATCGCGTCGCAGCAGGATGACGCGGGCTTCTACCTCGACATGATCCAGACCGATGCCTCCATCAACCCCGGCAACTCCGGCGGGCCGCTCGTTAATGCGTTGGGCGAGGTGATCGGCGTAAATTCCTCGATTCTATCGTCTTCGGGCGGCAGCGAAGGCCTTGGCTTCGCGATACCAATCAATCGCGCGCGCCGCATAGCACTGGATCTGCTGGACGACGGAGTGGTGCGCCGCCCCTGGGTCGGGCTGGACGTGGAGCCCGTCTCGGACGGCTCGTTCGCGCGCAGCCGCAGGGTGCGCGTCAGCGCCGTCACGCCGGGGTCGCCCGCCGAGGACGCCGGCCTGGAGCCGGGCGCCGTCATTCTGTCCGCGGGAGGGCGAGCGCTGCGCACGCCGCTGGACTGGCAGGCCGCGCTGCTGGACGCGTCTGTCGGGGGTGAACTCGCGCTGGAGGTGGCCAGGGGAGACGGCTCGCGCACGCTCTCGCTGACGCCGGTGGACCTCCCGTCCGTTACCGCGCAGCGCATCCAGGCCCTGGCCGACTTCGAGCTGGTCAGCCTCAATCCCGCCATTCGGGCCGAGCGCGGCCTCGTCAGCGAGCAGGGCGCGCTCATCGTGGACCTCTCCGAGGCGGCCCGGACCCAACTGGGGCTGCGCAGGGGAGACCTGATCCTGCAGGTCAACCAGACCCGCGTGCGCGGCGCCGAGCAGGCGGCCGATCTGCTCGCGGCGGCCGCCGGGCGCGGTTCGACCCGGCTCGCGTACGAGCGCGACGGGCGCCTCGCCTACACCTGGTTCTACGTCACGGACGAGCGGTGA
- a CDS encoding phosphoribosylaminoimidazolesuccinocarboxamide synthase gives MDAVLETDLPLPLLRRGKVREMYEVGADRVLMVASDRLSAFDVVMGEPVPGKGRVLSSLTAWWVERLAELGPHHVLAYDPDRIASEVPAIEADRDRWAGRALLCERADTVPFECVVRGYLAGSAWREYEATGTLAGEPLPTGLRQAERLREAIFSPATKAASGHDENVTFEVVRDALGTDLAETLRSRSLALFARATHIAEAAGLILADTKFEFGLDVHGEPLLIDEVLTPDSSRFWPLEGYQPGSSPPSLDKQPVRDYLEALADRGAWDKRPPPPPLPEHVVRETSERYADIHRRLTGRSP, from the coding sequence CTGGACGCCGTGCTCGAGACGGACCTGCCGCTGCCGCTTCTGCGCCGCGGCAAGGTACGCGAGATGTACGAGGTCGGCGCGGACCGCGTGCTGATGGTCGCGTCCGACCGCCTGAGCGCGTTCGACGTGGTGATGGGAGAGCCCGTACCCGGCAAGGGGCGGGTCCTGAGCTCTCTGACCGCGTGGTGGGTGGAGCGTCTCGCGGAGCTCGGTCCGCACCACGTCCTGGCCTACGACCCCGACCGCATAGCGTCGGAGGTTCCGGCCATCGAGGCCGACCGGGACCGGTGGGCGGGTCGAGCGTTGCTGTGCGAGCGGGCGGACACGGTGCCCTTCGAGTGCGTCGTGCGCGGGTACCTGGCCGGCTCGGCGTGGCGCGAGTACGAGGCGACGGGCACCCTCGCCGGCGAGCCGTTGCCCACGGGGCTGCGCCAGGCGGAGCGACTGCGCGAAGCCATTTTCTCGCCGGCCACCAAGGCCGCGTCCGGGCACGACGAGAACGTGACGTTCGAGGTCGTGCGGGACGCGCTGGGGACGGACCTGGCCGAAACCCTGCGATCGCGCAGCCTGGCGCTGTTCGCGCGGGCCACTCACATCGCCGAAGCGGCGGGTCTGATCCTCGCGGATACCAAGTTCGAGTTCGGCCTGGACGTCCACGGCGAGCCGCTCCTGATCGACGAGGTGCTGACGCCCGACTCTTCGCGCTTCTGGCCCCTGGAAGGCTACCAGCCCGGATCGTCTCCGCCTTCCCTGGACAAGCAGCCGGTGCGGGACTACCTGGAGGCGCTCGCCGACCGCGGCGCGTGGGACAAGCGACCGCCTCCCCCGCCGCTGCCCGAGCACGTCGTACGCGAGACGTCGGAGCGTTACGCGGACATTCACCGTCGCCTGACCGGGAGGTCGCCGTGA
- the purS gene encoding phosphoribosylformylglycinamidine synthase subunit PurS, whose translation MSEFAVEVRVVPRAGLLDPQGNAVEHALRSLDFKEVADVRVGRLIRLNVEAASAEAARERAEEMCRKLLANPVTEDFRVEVA comes from the coding sequence ATGAGCGAATTCGCGGTGGAGGTGAGGGTCGTGCCCCGCGCTGGGCTGCTGGACCCACAGGGGAACGCGGTGGAGCACGCGCTCCGGTCTCTGGACTTCAAGGAGGTCGCCGATGTCCGGGTCGGGCGCCTGATCCGGCTCAACGTCGAGGCGGCCAGCGCCGAGGCGGCGCGTGAGCGGGCCGAGGAGATGTGCCGGAAGCTCCTGGCCAATCCGGTCACCGAGGACTTCCGCGTGGAGGTCGCTTGA
- the pssA gene encoding CDP-diacylglycerol--serine O-phosphatidyltransferase, whose translation MRPNLKRGIVVLPSALTLTNLFFGVWAIVSAAQGRFETAAWLIVGAAFLDMLDGRVARYTATGSKFGEQLDSLVDVISFGVAPALVIYFQFLQEGPWGWIASFIYITAVVLRLARFNVEQAGSAKSVFYGLPSPTAGSLLATFYPFSQTTFFADNLVGLPWPEIMTGAMVVLGGLMMSHIPYAVVPKFGFRTAKGIATLGLIVLTLVATFTVPRLYFFGMAALYTTYGLAKSLLWGLFERLPERDPLFDEDEEDIDEAGAERRELTYEGGGRWGPKLLRRRRSHGSEDSEGE comes from the coding sequence GTGAGACCCAACCTGAAGCGCGGCATCGTGGTGCTCCCCAGCGCGCTGACCCTGACCAACCTGTTCTTCGGGGTCTGGGCGATCGTGTCGGCCGCGCAGGGCCGATTCGAGACCGCCGCCTGGCTGATCGTCGGCGCCGCCTTCCTGGACATGCTGGACGGCAGGGTCGCGCGCTACACGGCCACGGGCAGCAAGTTCGGGGAGCAACTGGACTCGCTCGTGGACGTGATCAGCTTCGGCGTGGCCCCGGCGCTGGTCATCTACTTCCAGTTCCTGCAGGAAGGCCCCTGGGGCTGGATCGCCTCGTTCATCTACATCACCGCGGTGGTGCTGCGGCTGGCCCGCTTCAACGTGGAGCAGGCGGGGTCGGCGAAGTCCGTGTTCTACGGGTTGCCGTCGCCCACCGCGGGGTCGCTGCTGGCCACGTTCTACCCCTTCAGCCAGACCACCTTCTTCGCGGACAACCTCGTCGGCCTGCCGTGGCCCGAGATCATGACGGGGGCGATGGTCGTGCTCGGCGGCCTGATGATGAGCCACATCCCCTACGCGGTGGTGCCGAAGTTCGGCTTCCGGACCGCCAAGGGCATAGCCACGCTGGGCCTCATCGTGCTGACGCTCGTGGCGACGTTCACCGTGCCGCGCCTCTACTTCTTCGGCATGGCCGCGCTCTACACGACGTACGGGCTGGCCAAATCGCTCCTCTGGGGGCTCTTCGAGCGACTGCCGGAGCGCGACCCGCTGTTCGACGAGGACGAAGAGGACATCGATGAAGCGGGAGCCGAGCGGCGCGAGCTGACGTACGAAGGCGGCGGGCGCTGGGGACCCAAGCTGCTGCGCAGGCGACGTTCACACGGATCGGAGGACAGCGAGGGCGAATGA
- the fsa gene encoding fructose-6-phosphate aldolase, with translation MKIFLDTADLNDIAWAADAGLIDGITTNPTLLAKVAGEGSPTEILLEICRTVDGPVSAEVVALDRDGMLEQGRKLAALADNIVVKVPLTDDGLRACRALRAEGIGVNVTLCFSASQALLAAKAGASFISPFIGRIDDVSGDGMDLIRQIRIIYDNYGFETELLAASIRHPLHFVQAAEFGADVATIPPKVLRQLMKHPLTDRGLDAFLADWAKLDQAQQAL, from the coding sequence ATGAAGATTTTCCTGGACACCGCGGACCTGAACGACATTGCCTGGGCCGCGGACGCCGGGCTGATCGACGGCATCACCACCAACCCCACGCTGCTCGCCAAGGTCGCGGGGGAAGGATCCCCGACCGAGATACTGCTCGAGATCTGCCGCACGGTCGACGGACCGGTCAGCGCCGAGGTCGTCGCGCTCGACAGGGACGGCATGCTGGAGCAGGGCCGCAAGCTTGCGGCGCTGGCCGACAACATCGTGGTCAAGGTGCCTCTGACCGACGACGGTCTGCGGGCGTGTCGGGCGCTACGGGCCGAGGGCATAGGGGTCAACGTCACGCTGTGCTTCTCGGCGTCGCAGGCGCTCCTCGCCGCCAAGGCCGGCGCGTCGTTCATCTCTCCCTTCATCGGCCGCATCGACGACGTTTCGGGAGACGGCATGGACCTGATCCGACAGATCAGGATCATCTACGACAACTACGGGTTCGAAACCGAGCTCCTGGCCGCCTCGATCCGGCACCCCCTGCACTTCGTTCAGGCCGCGGAGTTCGGAGCCGACGTCGCGACCATCCCGCCCAAGGTGCTCCGGCAGCTCATGAAGCATCCGTTGACCGACAGGGGCCTCGACGCCTTCCTGGCGGACTGGGCCAAGCTGGATCAAGCGCAGCAGGCGCTCTGA
- the purB gene encoding adenylosuccinate lyase, whose product METADTFQHPLTGRYASREMSGIFSPHARFRTWRRLWTALAQAQSDLGLDIPAEALSQMRATQDDIDLARAAELERETRHDVMAHVRLYGEAAPAAAGWIHAGATSCFVTDNADLILYRDALRLVRARVLACVDALARFARAHRATPTLGFTHFQPAQATTVGKRATLWLQDLLLDLEEIDFRLGALRFRGIRGATGTQASFLELFDRDASKVDRLDDAVAAAFDFERGFGVTGQTYPRKVDYALVATLAGVAASASKFSHDVRLLQHLREVEEPFGAAQVGSSAMPYKRNPMRSERIGALARHAIALSLDPAMTAATQWLERTLDDSANRRIAIPEAFLSVDAILLLVHEVAAGLRVNEAVIEARLRRELPFVATEAILMRAVRAGGDRQQLHETIQRHAVASAEHAAATGEPPDLPDRLAADPALALTAEEIRQTLRPELHVGRAPEQVDAFLAAEADPVLAAAELAPMPEPTV is encoded by the coding sequence ATGGAGACCGCCGATACCTTCCAGCATCCGTTGACGGGGCGCTACGCGTCGCGTGAGATGAGCGGCATCTTCTCGCCCCACGCCCGCTTTCGGACGTGGCGTCGGCTGTGGACCGCTCTGGCACAGGCGCAGAGCGACCTGGGACTCGACATCCCAGCCGAGGCGCTTTCCCAGATGCGCGCCACGCAGGACGACATCGACCTGGCGCGCGCGGCGGAGCTGGAGCGCGAGACGCGCCACGACGTGATGGCCCACGTCCGCCTGTACGGCGAGGCCGCGCCGGCCGCCGCCGGCTGGATCCACGCCGGCGCCACGAGCTGCTTCGTGACGGACAACGCGGACCTGATTCTCTACCGCGACGCTCTGCGCCTGGTGCGCGCGCGCGTGCTCGCCTGCGTGGACGCGCTGGCCCGCTTCGCGCGCGCCCACCGCGCCACACCTACGCTCGGCTTCACCCACTTCCAGCCGGCGCAGGCGACCACCGTGGGTAAGCGCGCGACGCTCTGGCTGCAGGACCTGCTGCTGGACCTCGAGGAGATCGACTTCCGGCTGGGCGCGCTCCGCTTCAGGGGCATCCGGGGGGCCACCGGCACTCAAGCGTCGTTCTTGGAGTTGTTCGACCGGGACGCCAGCAAGGTGGACCGGCTGGACGACGCGGTGGCGGCCGCGTTCGACTTCGAGCGGGGCTTCGGCGTCACCGGGCAGACCTACCCGCGCAAGGTCGACTACGCGTTGGTCGCCACGCTGGCCGGCGTAGCCGCGTCCGCCAGCAAGTTCTCGCACGACGTGCGACTGCTACAGCACCTGCGCGAAGTGGAGGAGCCCTTCGGCGCGGCGCAGGTGGGCTCGTCGGCCATGCCCTACAAGCGCAACCCCATGCGTTCGGAGCGCATCGGCGCGCTGGCGCGCCACGCCATCGCGCTGAGCCTGGACCCGGCCATGACCGCCGCGACGCAGTGGCTCGAGCGCACGCTGGACGACTCGGCCAACCGCCGCATAGCGATCCCGGAGGCCTTCCTCTCGGTGGACGCCATCCTGCTGCTGGTCCACGAGGTGGCCGCCGGGTTGCGGGTCAACGAAGCGGTCATCGAGGCGCGCCTGAGGCGAGAGCTGCCGTTCGTCGCGACCGAGGCCATCCTGATGCGTGCGGTGCGCGCCGGCGGCGACCGCCAGCAGCTCCACGAGACCATCCAGCGGCACGCCGTGGCGTCGGCCGAGCACGCCGCCGCGACCGGAGAGCCGCCGGACCTGCCGGACCGGCTGGCCGCCGATCCGGCGCTCGCGCTCACGGCCGAAGAGATTCGCCAAACGCTGCGCCCCGAGTTGCACGTGGGGCGCGCGCCCGAACAGGTCGACGCCTTCCTGGCCGCGGAGGCCGACCCCGTGCTGGCGGCCGCGGAGCTGGCGCCCATGCCGGAGCCGACGGTGTGA